The following are encoded together in the Trueperaceae bacterium genome:
- a CDS encoding ABC transporter permease subunit: MTGREISRTKVAAGRGPVMGRQARGAILRGLSYLSILVAWLIAAALMDTDLMPGPVATFEFILHELERGVLLMHLWATVQRVLIAFTVALLLGIGIGAAMGLSKRIDDLLEGWLVAGLTIPRIILFVMAYLLLGLSDSAAIAALVVTVLPTVVVQIREGTRALDGKLIEMAVAYRRSKPALWRHVILPQLMPYVIGTSRASLSLAWKMVVLAELLGRTSGVGYQISFYFQMFNMKGILAYGVTMMVILAIIDVVVFGAIQRSAFRWRRPASGA; encoded by the coding sequence GTGACAGGACGAGAGATCAGCCGTACGAAGGTCGCCGCCGGCCGCGGACCGGTGATGGGCAGGCAGGCCAGAGGTGCCATCCTCCGGGGGCTCTCCTATCTCTCGATCCTGGTCGCCTGGCTGATCGCAGCGGCGCTGATGGACACGGACCTGATGCCAGGCCCCGTAGCGACCTTCGAGTTCATCCTTCACGAACTCGAACGCGGCGTTTTGCTGATGCACCTGTGGGCTACCGTCCAGCGGGTACTCATCGCCTTCACCGTCGCGCTCCTGTTGGGAATCGGCATCGGTGCGGCCATGGGCTTGTCGAAGCGCATCGACGATCTCCTGGAGGGCTGGCTCGTTGCCGGTCTCACCATCCCTCGGATAATCCTCTTCGTCATGGCCTACCTGCTGCTGGGTCTCAGCGACAGCGCAGCGATCGCCGCCCTGGTGGTGACGGTACTGCCCACCGTCGTCGTTCAGATCCGCGAAGGGACTCGCGCACTCGACGGCAAACTGATCGAGATGGCCGTGGCCTACCGGCGCTCGAAACCGGCGCTTTGGCGCCACGTGATCCTCCCGCAACTGATGCCGTACGTCATCGGCACCTCCCGTGCGAGTCTTTCCCTGGCTTGGAAGATGGTGGTTCTCGCCGAACTGCTGGGCCGGACGAGCGGCGTAGGGTACCAGATTTCCTTCTACTTCCAGATGTTCAACATGAAAGGGATCCTCGCTTACGGGGTCACCATGATGGTGATCCTCGCCATCATCGACGTGGTCGTGTTCGGTGCGATTCAGCGAAGCGCCTTCCGTTGGCGCCGACCCGCGAGCGGAGCCTGA